GTTCAAGACCCGCGCCGTCACCATCAAGGAGCAGCGGGCCGAGCTGGTCAAGCACCACCTCTGGGTGCTGTGGACGGACTACTTCAAGCCGCCGCATCTGGAGAAGTACCCGCAGCTGCACGAGCTGTTCTGGAAGGCGACCAAGACAGCAGGGGCGTCGAAGGCGACCAACGACGAGAAGGTGGCCCAGGACCTGCTCGACCAGATCGGTGAGATCGACAAGATCTTCTGGGAGACCAAGAAGGGCTGACCGATGCCGGGCGACTGAGAGCGTGCCTCAGCAGGCCCCACCCGACACCGGAGGCAGGACGGCGACCTCGTCGGCCTCGGCCACCGGGCAGTCGCCCGCAGCCGGCTCCCCGTTGACCCAGACCCGGCTCGCGGCCAGCACCTGGGCGAAGTCGTCGCCGAAGCGGGCGCGGGCCTCGTCCAGGATCTCGGAGACCGTGGTGCCAGGCAGCTCGGCGCGGCCGGTGCCCGCCGCTTCCCTCGCCGCCGCGAACAGGCGGAGGACGACCATCACCGTCCTTCCGCGGCCCGCGCCGGCCGGGCCTCAGGCGCCGACCTCGGCCCGACCATGGGTGATCACCCGATCACCCCGGCTGGAGGCCTCGAAGGCGTAGACCTGTCGTCCGTCGGCGGCACCGGCGTCGTACACCGTCGTGATCACGTCGTCGCCAGGGAAGACGTTGCCCGCGAAGCGCACGGCCAGTCGCCGCACGCGACTCGGGTCCCCATCGGCTCCCAGCCTCACGACAGCCTGACTGGACATCGCCATCGTGCACAGCCCGTGGGCGATGATGCCCGGCAGTCCCACGCTCTTGGCGAAGGCGTCGTCCACGTGGATCGGCATCATGTCCCCAGAGGCATCCCGGTACCGGAAGGTCTGGTCGTCGTCCACGTGCACGGAGTCCTCGCCCACCGGCGCCGATCGCGACGCTCGCGGAAAGGTATGGTCCGGGTTGTCCGGGCCTCCGCTCTCCCCGTCGGCCATGCCCCGTATGAACATGGTCACGTACTGGTCGAGCACCGGCTCCCCGCCGGAGGTGGTCGTGCTCCGCACCTTGATGGTGTAGCGCGTGCCCGACTTGACGGGACGGATGTTGAACGCCTCCGCCCTGGTGGTGATCCCGAGGCCGGGCACGAGCGGCTGGTGGAAGTGCATGTCCTGCTCGCCGTGCACGACCATCATGAGCGCCTCCGGCGGGACGATGACCACGGCCTGCTGCATGGCCTCCCAGGTGGGCACCACCCCGAAGACAGGCGGGGCGTACTTGCCCGAGGTGTAGGCCGGATTGTCGTCGTTGGTCGCCGCGGCGTAGGCCTTGACCCGCTCAGGGTCGATGACTGCCGTGCGCTCCTCGAAGACGGTCCCCAGCTTGTCCAGCGGCAGCGCCATCGTTGGTGTCCTCCCGTCGCTCGTCCGGTGGTCGAGGCTATCGGCCCATCGCCCCCGCGGGCCCGTTGGGAGCGATAGGTTCCCCGCCGTGGAGGTGGAGGTCGTTCGCAGCGCCCGGCGACGGCGCACCGTGCAGGCCCGGCAGGTCGGCGACATCTTGCGGGTCTCGATCCCTTCCACGATGAGCAAGGCCGAGGAGGACCGCTGGGTGGCCGAGATGGTCGGCCGGGTCGGGCGGAGGAGCGCGGCCGAGAGCGTCGACCTCGAGCGCCGGGCCCAGACCCTGGCCGCCCGCTACCGGCTCCCCCCGGCTCAGAGCGTCCGATGGGTCGACAACCAGCAGTGGCGCTGGGGGTCGTGCACGCCGGCCGACGGCTCCGTTCGGATCTCGACCCGGCTCGCCGGTCTGCCAGGGTGGGTCCTCGACTACGTCATCATCCACGAGCTGGCCCATCTGGAGGTCCCCCGCCACAACCGGGACTTCTGGGCCATCGTGAGCCGCTATCCCCGGTCCGAGCGGGCGCAGGGCTACCTGATGGCGAAGGGGATGGACGACCTCGACGCGCCCGGCGACGTCGATCCGCCGGCACCCACCCCCTCCCCCCGTCGCCGCCGGCAGTTCACCCCGGACCCGGCCCAGGGGCAGCTGCCGTGGTGAGGGCGC
The genomic region above belongs to Acidimicrobiales bacterium and contains:
- a CDS encoding MaoC/PaaZ C-terminal domain-containing protein, translated to MALPLDKLGTVFEERTAVIDPERVKAYAAATNDDNPAYTSGKYAPPVFGVVPTWEAMQQAVVIVPPEALMMVVHGEQDMHFHQPLVPGLGITTRAEAFNIRPVKSGTRYTIKVRSTTTSGGEPVLDQYVTMFIRGMADGESGGPDNPDHTFPRASRSAPVGEDSVHVDDDQTFRYRDASGDMMPIHVDDAFAKSVGLPGIIAHGLCTMAMSSQAVVRLGADGDPSRVRRLAVRFAGNVFPGDDVITTVYDAGAADGRQVYAFEASSRGDRVITHGRAEVGA
- a CDS encoding M48 family metallopeptidase gives rise to the protein MEVEVVRSARRRRTVQARQVGDILRVSIPSTMSKAEEDRWVAEMVGRVGRRSAAESVDLERRAQTLAARYRLPPAQSVRWVDNQQWRWGSCTPADGSVRISTRLAGLPGWVLDYVIIHELAHLEVPRHNRDFWAIVSRYPRSERAQGYLMAKGMDDLDAPGDVDPPAPTPSPRRRRQFTPDPAQGQLPW
- the sodN gene encoding superoxide dismutase, Ni, which translates into the protein MRIASRLLALVDRISAPELVHAHCDLPCGVYDPAQARIEADSVKACMEKFNASDDNVFKTRAVTIKEQRAELVKHHLWVLWTDYFKPPHLEKYPQLHELFWKATKTAGASKATNDEKVAQDLLDQIGEIDKIFWETKKG
- a CDS encoding MoaD/ThiS family protein; its protein translation is MVVLRLFAAAREAAGTGRAELPGTTVSEILDEARARFGDDFAQVLAASRVWVNGEPAAGDCPVAEADEVAVLPPVSGGAC